In Dehalococcoidia bacterium, a single window of DNA contains:
- the rsmH gene encoding 16S rRNA (cytosine(1402)-N(4))-methyltransferase RsmH — protein sequence MMADVKHIPVMLGEALTTLDVQAGGRYVDCTLGGAGHAEAILDRAQPGGTLLGIDADPAAIARGNERLARFAGSFELVQGNFGDVGEICRQREFAPVNGVLMDLGLSSFQLELGEGFSFQRDTTLDMRFGGEGLTAGDIVNTYSEAELADLIFKYGEEPASRRIARRIVAARPVRTSIELAKAVEQAVGRRANLKTHPATRTFQALRIAVNQELENLAAALPQAHGLLGFGARLTVLSYHSLEDRIVKEYIRRESRDCICPPGLPECRCGHMATLRPVTKGALKPSHAEIEANPRARSARLRAAGRLADHAA from the coding sequence ATGATGGCAGATGTGAAACACATCCCTGTCATGCTCGGAGAAGCCCTCACGACGCTGGATGTGCAGGCGGGCGGCAGATATGTCGACTGCACGCTGGGCGGCGCCGGGCATGCGGAGGCGATTCTCGATCGTGCGCAGCCCGGTGGCACGCTCCTCGGCATCGACGCCGATCCGGCGGCGATCGCGCGTGGGAACGAGCGGCTGGCGCGCTTCGCCGGAAGCTTCGAGCTGGTACAGGGCAACTTTGGCGATGTCGGCGAGATCTGCCGGCAGCGCGAGTTCGCTCCCGTCAACGGGGTGCTGATGGACCTGGGTCTCTCATCATTCCAGCTGGAACTGGGCGAGGGGTTCAGCTTTCAGCGCGACACGACGTTGGACATGCGCTTCGGCGGCGAAGGACTGACCGCCGGCGACATCGTCAACACGTACAGCGAGGCCGAACTGGCCGACCTGATCTTCAAGTATGGAGAGGAACCGGCGAGCCGCAGGATCGCCCGCCGGATCGTCGCAGCTCGCCCGGTTCGGACGAGCATTGAACTAGCCAAAGCCGTCGAGCAGGCCGTGGGTAGGAGAGCCAATCTGAAAACCCACCCCGCCACCAGGACGTTTCAGGCTCTCCGCATCGCGGTTAATCAAGAGCTAGAGAATCTAGCCGCCGCACTTCCTCAGGCCCACGGCCTGCTCGGCTTTGGGGCACGGCTCACCGTGCTCAGCTACCACTCGCTCGAGGACCGGATCGTCAAGGAGTACATCCGGCGAGAATCGAGGGATTGCATCTGTCCGCCGGGCCTCCCGGAGTGCCGGTGCGGTCACATGGCCACGCTGCGGCCGGTCACGAAGGGCGCGCTCAAGCCGTCGCACGCGGAGATCGAAGCGAACCCGCGCGCGCGCAGTGCACGGCTGCGCGCCGCAGGGCGCCTCGCCGATCACGCGGCTTAG
- the mrdA gene encoding penicillin-binding protein 2 produces the protein MGLAIGSRRRRWRSENVEEPDPKEQVKFKLALLRLLVLIAFGALTLQLARLQIMRGAEFEQRAELNQLRVEPVIPSRGLIYDRNGVPVVENVPSFSAGLVAADVPDDRTLEIAAGIEELLGVPALETVLRIQAARKSNDPFTPVIVKDGLDRASAFRVREELPDLPGLQVIIEPVRRYTQGEILSSVLGYTGRVDEDDYAILKDEGYLASDRLGKAGVEAAYEDYLRGVPGSKQIEKDASGREIQVLDEVLAEPGNDLILSIDLDLQKKATELTQAAANGGQAAAIIMDVNSGEVLALVSLPMYDNNVLSGKIDEVRLERYLDDPKKPLVNHALAEQYAPGSIFKQITGSAALQEGVANPSTTITSNGYITVPNQYDPSVIYTFRDWASLGTLDFYGGVAMSSDVYFYFLAGGYHEYGFNFNGLGIDKLSAYTRMFGLGRPTGIDIAGEAPGNVPDPDWKMETFGEQWTLGDTYNMGIGQGFLAATPIQMVRATAAVANGGLVLHPRVVREVVDAEGHVIVPNQPQVESRIPIDEHNFEIIREAMRQAVSWGTAKDGAVRGVEVAGKTGTAEFGQRFADGNYETHAWYAGFAPANDPQIAITVFLERGVGAIKAAPLASKILDYYFHRQAPGQQAVAP, from the coding sequence ATGGGACTGGCAATAGGGTCAAGGCGGCGGAGATGGCGTTCTGAGAACGTCGAGGAGCCCGACCCCAAAGAACAGGTCAAATTCAAGCTCGCGCTCTTGCGGTTGCTCGTGTTGATCGCGTTTGGCGCGCTCACCCTGCAACTTGCGCGCCTGCAGATCATGCGTGGCGCCGAGTTCGAGCAGCGCGCCGAACTCAACCAGTTGCGCGTCGAGCCCGTGATCCCGTCGCGCGGGCTGATCTATGACCGCAACGGCGTGCCCGTCGTCGAAAACGTCCCGAGTTTTTCGGCCGGCCTCGTCGCGGCCGACGTACCCGACGACCGCACGCTCGAGATCGCCGCGGGGATCGAAGAACTGCTCGGCGTGCCTGCGCTCGAGACCGTGCTGCGCATTCAAGCCGCGCGCAAGTCGAACGATCCGTTCACGCCGGTCATCGTCAAGGACGGACTTGATCGCGCCAGCGCCTTTCGCGTGCGCGAAGAATTGCCAGACCTACCCGGCCTCCAGGTGATCATCGAGCCGGTACGCCGTTACACGCAGGGAGAGATCCTCTCGTCCGTGCTTGGCTACACCGGCCGGGTCGACGAGGATGACTACGCGATACTGAAGGACGAGGGGTATCTCGCGAGTGACCGCCTGGGCAAGGCCGGCGTTGAAGCGGCGTACGAGGACTACCTGCGCGGCGTCCCCGGCTCCAAACAGATCGAGAAGGATGCGTCGGGCCGGGAGATCCAGGTACTCGATGAAGTGCTCGCCGAACCCGGCAATGACCTCATCCTGTCGATCGACCTCGATCTGCAGAAGAAGGCGACGGAACTGACGCAGGCGGCGGCGAATGGCGGTCAGGCCGCCGCCATCATCATGGACGTCAACAGCGGCGAAGTCCTCGCACTGGTATCGCTGCCGATGTACGACAACAACGTCCTATCCGGCAAGATCGACGAAGTTCGGCTCGAGCGATATCTGGACGACCCCAAGAAACCGCTCGTGAACCACGCGCTGGCGGAGCAGTACGCACCGGGTTCGATCTTCAAGCAGATCACCGGCTCGGCGGCGCTGCAGGAAGGCGTCGCGAACCCTTCGACGACGATTACGAGCAACGGCTACATCACCGTCCCCAACCAGTACGACCCGTCGGTCATCTACACGTTCCGCGACTGGGCGAGCCTCGGGACGCTGGATTTTTACGGCGGCGTCGCGATGTCGTCCGACGTGTACTTCTACTTTCTGGCGGGCGGCTACCACGAGTACGGCTTCAACTTCAACGGGCTCGGCATCGACAAGCTCTCCGCGTACACGCGCATGTTCGGGCTGGGCCGCCCGACCGGAATCGACATCGCCGGCGAGGCGCCCGGCAACGTGCCGGATCCGGACTGGAAGATGGAGACGTTCGGCGAGCAATGGACACTCGGCGACACCTACAACATGGGCATTGGCCAGGGATTCCTGGCGGCGACACCGATCCAGATGGTGCGCGCAACGGCCGCAGTCGCTAACGGCGGACTGGTGCTGCACCCGCGCGTCGTCCGCGAGGTGGTCGACGCCGAAGGGCACGTCATCGTCCCGAACCAGCCGCAAGTCGAGTCGCGGATCCCGATCGACGAGCATAACTTCGAGATCATCCGCGAGGCCATGCGACAGGCCGTGAGCTGGGGCACGGCGAAGGACGGCGCGGTGCGCGGCGTCGAAGTCGCCGGAAAGACCGGCACCGCCGAGTTCGGCCAGCGCTTCGCCGATGGCAACTACGAAACGCACGCGTGGTATGCGGGCTTCGCGCCGGCCAACGATCCGCAGATCGCGATCACGGTCTTCCTCGAGCGCGGTGTCGGCGCCATTAAAGCGGCGCCGCTCGCTTCGAAGATCCTCGACTACTACTTCCACCGCCAGGCGCCCGGGCAACAGGCGGTGGCGCCGTGA
- a CDS encoding penicillin-binding protein 2: protein MNTRLTALAAAFAIAGLVLTARVVQVQIFDGAHYKAEARSEHFGQQEVRAPRGAILDRNGYPLATTVDAYDVYINRADWRDVSVAHAAASVIAPLIGRTAADLVTEARKEDEGTYLAHRGLDFDAGQSLKDEEAPGLRLVLSAKRFYPEGDLASTLIGFVGRDHTGLTGLEADLDTELGGTPGTIYFERDSIGNRIALGIERIGKKPEAGGDVTLTIDRYIQRIVEGELDSRIKATGALGGTIIVMEPATGALLAMASEPGFRLSQLNLNDPNEALFRNRAVTDVYEPGSVFKTLTAAMAIDQGLVTPETTYDDTGAAYIGVSTIRNWDYSANGITTVTQVLQRSLNTGAVWLGQLVGADLFYKYVRDFGMGESTGVGLGGDPEGLVRTNDDLYWSEVDLATNSFGQGIAASPLQVITAVSSLVNGGGLMRPYVLQEMETPQGPRRFEPVVVRQVVKEETANTVADMMNQVVEGVPGHLAAVKGYHVGGKTGTTTGATLADGTVQDGNIASFIGFAPAEDPQIIVLVKLDFKEDKLGGTVSAPVFSALAPSILAYLGVRPEGPQLVTTGR, encoded by the coding sequence ATGAACACGCGTCTCACGGCACTCGCCGCGGCGTTCGCCATCGCGGGCCTGGTGCTCACCGCGCGCGTCGTGCAGGTGCAGATTTTCGACGGCGCCCACTACAAAGCCGAAGCGCGCTCCGAGCATTTTGGACAGCAGGAAGTGCGGGCGCCGCGCGGCGCCATCCTCGACCGCAACGGGTATCCGCTTGCGACGACCGTCGACGCATATGACGTGTACATCAATCGCGCGGACTGGCGAGATGTCTCAGTCGCCCACGCAGCGGCATCGGTGATTGCGCCGCTGATCGGACGCACGGCGGCGGACCTGGTGACCGAGGCCCGCAAGGAGGACGAGGGAACATATCTTGCGCACCGCGGCCTCGACTTCGATGCCGGGCAGTCGTTGAAGGATGAAGAGGCGCCGGGGCTGCGCCTGGTGCTGTCAGCGAAGCGCTTCTATCCGGAGGGCGACCTGGCATCGACGCTGATTGGCTTCGTCGGGCGCGACCACACGGGTCTCACCGGCCTCGAAGCCGACCTCGATACGGAATTGGGTGGGACGCCGGGTACGATCTACTTCGAGCGGGACAGCATCGGCAACCGCATTGCGCTGGGGATCGAGCGCATCGGCAAGAAGCCGGAGGCGGGCGGCGACGTCACGCTGACAATCGACCGCTACATCCAGCGCATCGTGGAAGGCGAGTTGGACTCGCGCATCAAAGCGACAGGCGCGCTTGGCGGCACGATCATCGTGATGGAGCCTGCGACGGGCGCGCTGCTCGCCATGGCGAGCGAGCCGGGCTTCCGGCTCTCACAGCTCAATCTGAACGATCCGAACGAGGCGCTGTTTCGGAATCGCGCGGTCACGGACGTCTACGAACCCGGATCTGTCTTCAAAACGCTGACGGCGGCGATGGCGATCGACCAGGGGCTCGTCACGCCGGAGACGACGTATGACGATACGGGCGCGGCGTACATCGGCGTGTCTACGATTCGAAACTGGGATTACAGCGCGAACGGCATCACCACCGTGACGCAGGTGCTGCAGCGGAGCCTCAACACCGGCGCGGTATGGCTCGGCCAGCTCGTCGGGGCGGACCTCTTCTACAAGTACGTGCGTGACTTCGGCATGGGCGAGTCGACCGGCGTCGGCCTGGGCGGCGACCCGGAGGGGCTGGTGCGGACGAACGACGACCTTTACTGGTCGGAAGTCGACTTGGCCACGAACAGCTTCGGACAGGGGATCGCCGCATCGCCACTGCAGGTGATCACGGCGGTGTCGTCGCTGGTCAACGGCGGCGGGCTGATGCGCCCGTACGTCTTGCAAGAGATGGAGACGCCGCAGGGGCCCCGGCGCTTCGAGCCGGTCGTCGTCAGGCAGGTGGTCAAAGAGGAAACGGCTAACACGGTAGCCGATATGATGAACCAGGTGGTCGAGGGCGTGCCCGGTCACCTCGCGGCCGTGAAGGGCTACCACGTCGGTGGCAAGACCGGCACGACGACGGGTGCCACGCTCGCGGATGGCACGGTGCAGGACGGCAACATCGCGTCGTTCATCGGCTTCGCACCGGCCGAAGACCCGCAGATCATCGTGCTGGTGAAACTCGATTTCAAGGAAGACAAGCTTGGAGGCACGGTCTCCGCGCCGGTGTTCTCCGCGCTCGCACCCAGCATCCTCGCCTACCTCGGCGTGCGGCCCGAGGGGCCGCAACTGGTGACAACAGGCCGCTGA
- a CDS encoding MogA/MoaB family molybdenum cofactor biosynthesis protein — translation MRAMNVGILTVSDAGSRGERADTSGDAIRELIVGAGGDIGRYQVVPDEVETIASTLREWCDGGGLDLILTTGGTGLAARDITPEATMSIAERSVPGLAEAMRAEGVKHTPRAMLSRSVAVVRRSTLIVNLPGSEKGVRESLSAIIGVLPHAVDLLRGATEHPTWS, via the coding sequence ATGCGCGCGATGAACGTCGGCATTCTCACCGTAAGCGATGCGGGAAGCCGCGGCGAACGCGCCGACACAAGCGGCGACGCGATACGCGAGTTGATCGTGGGAGCCGGTGGGGACATCGGGCGGTACCAGGTTGTTCCCGATGAAGTCGAGACCATCGCATCGACGCTGCGCGAGTGGTGCGACGGCGGCGGCCTCGACCTGATCCTCACGACCGGAGGCACGGGCCTTGCCGCACGCGACATAACACCGGAAGCGACGATGAGCATCGCTGAGCGCTCCGTGCCCGGACTCGCTGAAGCGATGCGCGCTGAAGGAGTGAAGCACACACCGCGTGCGATGTTGAGCCGATCCGTCGCGGTCGTACGGCGGTCCACTCTTATCGTCAACTTACCCGGCAGCGAAAAGGGTGTGCGCGAGTCGCTCAGCGCCATCATCGGTGTACTGCCGCATGCGGTGGACCTGCTCCGCGGCGCGACGGAGCATCCCACGTGGTCATAA
- the mraY gene encoding phospho-N-acetylmuramoyl-pentapeptide-transferase produces the protein MTTALFAGCIAAAIAVLAGKPLIAFLREKKLGKAISADGPESHMVKAGTPTFGGLLIFGVSLPVALIAVVPQDADMLLPIAVAGMLALVGFYDDLGTLIDRGQREAHDRTTMVLKLVAFAVIGVGASLLLYEGIDAPRLLVPHYGHYDIGPIYVLIAIGVFVSTTSAVGVSDGLDMLCGSTSAVAIGAFGVIALMQEQDALATFCFALVGALLGFLWWNAYPARIFMGDSGSLPLGGTLAIVALMTGWWLLVPLIGVIFVVVIASNVIQIGYFRMTGGKRVFRMAPIHHHFEKLGVPEVQITVAFLVITILGALAGIALVALD, from the coding sequence ATGACCACCGCCTTGTTTGCCGGTTGCATCGCGGCGGCCATCGCCGTCCTGGCCGGCAAGCCGTTGATCGCGTTCCTGCGCGAGAAGAAGCTCGGCAAGGCGATCAGCGCCGATGGACCAGAGTCGCACATGGTCAAGGCCGGCACGCCGACGTTCGGCGGGCTGCTGATCTTCGGCGTATCGCTGCCGGTGGCGCTGATTGCGGTGGTCCCGCAAGACGCGGACATGCTCCTGCCGATTGCGGTCGCGGGCATGCTCGCGCTCGTCGGCTTTTACGATGATCTGGGCACGCTGATCGACCGCGGGCAGCGCGAGGCTCATGACCGCACGACGATGGTCTTGAAACTGGTCGCGTTCGCGGTCATTGGCGTCGGTGCTTCCCTTCTGCTTTATGAGGGTATCGACGCGCCGCGGTTGTTGGTGCCGCACTACGGACACTACGACATCGGCCCGATCTACGTGCTGATCGCGATCGGCGTCTTCGTGTCGACGACGTCGGCGGTCGGCGTCAGCGACGGCCTCGACATGTTGTGCGGAAGCACGTCGGCGGTGGCAATCGGGGCGTTCGGCGTCATCGCGTTGATGCAGGAACAGGACGCGCTCGCGACGTTTTGCTTTGCGCTCGTCGGCGCGCTGCTCGGCTTCCTGTGGTGGAACGCGTACCCCGCGCGGATCTTCATGGGCGACAGCGGATCGTTGCCGCTCGGCGGCACGCTCGCCATCGTCGCGTTGATGACGGGTTGGTGGCTCTTGGTACCGCTGATCGGCGTCATCTTCGTCGTGGTGATCGCGTCGAACGTCATCCAGATCGGCTACTTCCGTATGACGGGCGGCAAGCGCGTCTTTCGCATGGCGCCGATCCATCACCACTTCGAGAAGCTGGGGGTCCCCGAGGTCCAGATCACCGTGGCGTTCCTCGTCATCACGATCCTGGGCGCCCTGGCGGGGATCGCGCTGGTGGCGTTGGACTGA
- the murD gene encoding UDP-N-acetylmuramoyl-L-alanine--D-glutamate ligase, producing the protein MTGKRDFLVGKRVTVIGLGIEGVDVARFAATHGAASVTVIDAKLPEALTDRLEQLRELPIRYELGPSGNADPADSDVVFASQGVPMSHPTVVAVQERGIRLSSMTREFMEHCPGPTIGITGSSGKTTTASLVAHMLATAGRPYRVGGNIGTGLLGILDGLNEHTWTVMEMSHTQLAMTDRSPHIASILNVTPNHLDQFRWDDYVALKQKIVRFQSPDDHVVLNLDDAIAAASAELTPARLSHFTVSDDVPGDGAFVRDGAIFVRGESIEEMVLPTSEIPLRGQHNVANAVAATAIARAAGIGGETIAAAIRSFAPIPHRLETVGEVDGVRYVNDSIATTPERTLAGIRSFSEPLVLLLGGRDKDLPKDELAREAMKRCHAIVFFGQDGQRLHDAFAAEADDPENNAVMFQVTTLAEAMKVARAQAEPGEVVLLSPACTSFDAYRNFEERGDQFRRFVQQIGAEAR; encoded by the coding sequence ATGACAGGTAAACGAGACTTCCTGGTGGGGAAACGGGTGACCGTTATTGGTCTCGGCATCGAAGGCGTGGATGTGGCCAGGTTCGCGGCCACGCATGGCGCGGCAAGCGTCACGGTCATCGACGCCAAGCTCCCGGAAGCCCTCACCGACCGGCTGGAACAGCTTCGGGAGCTTCCCATCCGCTACGAACTCGGACCCTCCGGCAACGCAGATCCCGCAGACAGCGATGTCGTCTTCGCCTCTCAGGGCGTGCCGATGAGCCACCCGACGGTCGTGGCGGTGCAGGAACGCGGCATCCGCCTCAGTTCGATGACGCGCGAGTTCATGGAGCACTGCCCGGGACCGACGATCGGCATTACGGGCAGCAGCGGCAAGACAACAACGGCCAGCCTCGTCGCCCACATGCTGGCGACCGCCGGACGCCCGTACCGGGTGGGGGGCAACATCGGCACGGGCTTGCTCGGCATTCTCGACGGTCTCAACGAACACACGTGGACCGTTATGGAAATGAGCCACACGCAACTGGCAATGACGGACCGCAGCCCGCACATCGCTTCGATATTGAATGTCACGCCGAACCACCTCGATCAGTTCAGATGGGATGATTATGTCGCGCTCAAACAGAAGATCGTCCGCTTCCAGTCGCCGGATGATCACGTCGTATTGAACCTCGACGACGCGATCGCGGCCGCGTCTGCTGAACTGACGCCCGCGCGCCTCTCCCATTTCACCGTCTCAGACGACGTGCCCGGCGACGGCGCCTTCGTACGCGACGGCGCGATCTTCGTGCGTGGCGAGAGCATCGAGGAGATGGTGCTGCCGACGAGCGAGATCCCTCTCCGCGGCCAACACAACGTGGCGAACGCGGTTGCGGCGACGGCGATCGCCCGGGCGGCGGGCATCGGCGGCGAGACGATCGCCGCCGCGATCCGCTCATTTGCGCCGATTCCGCACCGGCTCGAGACCGTCGGCGAGGTCGACGGCGTGCGTTACGTCAACGACAGCATCGCCACCACACCCGAGCGCACGCTCGCGGGCATCCGTTCGTTCAGCGAGCCGCTCGTGCTTCTGCTCGGCGGCCGCGACAAGGACTTGCCGAAGGACGAACTGGCGCGCGAAGCGATGAAGCGCTGCCACGCCATCGTGTTCTTCGGACAGGACGGCCAGCGGCTGCACGACGCGTTCGCGGCGGAGGCCGACGACCCGGAGAACAACGCCGTCATGTTCCAGGTCACGACGCTCGCCGAAGCAATGAAGGTCGCGCGCGCGCAGGCAGAACCCGGCGAGGTCGTCCTGCTCTCACCGGCCTGCACCAGTTTCGACGCGTATCGCAATTTCGAGGAGCGCGGAGATCAGTTCCGCCGCTTCGTGCAACAGATCGGTGCGGAGGCGCGGTAA
- the mreC gene encoding rod shape-determining protein MreC has protein sequence MTARTLAWTGFIAVAAFMLMAASGLTVLDPVENVTLNVTSPVQGVMSDTTRPVARWVNNVTDAGALSAENRELRAENEQLRNELTRAREGAVQAEQQAELEAVRAEFPDDSFLDAAVIARDTTNVRSIIAIDIGRADGARDGMIVVSEGRSLVGTISKTFDDYAWVTLITDPKSAVSSMVQESRAEGVVAGNYGGELIMEFVGQGAIVKTGDFVMSSGIGGGYPEGIVIGRVSRVKKTEQDLFQAVYVDHLASLTSMESVLVLMSFEPIELEQP, from the coding sequence ATGACCGCGCGTACGCTGGCCTGGACAGGCTTCATTGCGGTTGCCGCTTTCATGCTCATGGCGGCGAGCGGCCTCACCGTCCTTGACCCCGTCGAAAATGTCACCCTCAACGTCACCTCACCGGTGCAGGGGGTCATGAGTGACACTACGCGCCCCGTCGCTCGATGGGTGAACAACGTGACGGACGCGGGTGCGCTGTCCGCTGAGAATCGCGAACTGCGCGCCGAAAACGAGCAACTCCGCAACGAACTCACGCGCGCACGCGAAGGCGCCGTGCAGGCAGAACAGCAGGCGGAGTTGGAGGCCGTCCGCGCGGAGTTCCCGGACGACAGTTTCCTGGATGCCGCCGTGATTGCGCGCGACACCACCAACGTCCGATCGATCATTGCGATCGATATCGGCCGGGCAGACGGCGCGCGCGATGGCATGATCGTGGTTTCGGAGGGACGCAGTCTGGTCGGCACGATCTCGAAAACCTTCGACGATTACGCGTGGGTCACGCTGATCACCGACCCGAAGAGCGCCGTAAGCTCGATGGTGCAGGAGTCACGCGCCGAAGGAGTCGTCGCCGGCAACTACGGCGGCGAGTTGATCATGGAGTTCGTCGGACAGGGCGCGATCGTCAAAACCGGCGACTTCGTCATGTCGTCGGGCATCGGCGGCGGATATCCCGAAGGCATCGTCATCGGACGTGTCTCGCGCGTGAAGAAGACCGAGCAGGATCTGTTCCAGGCGGTGTACGTCGACCACCTTGCGAGTCTCACGAGCATGGAGAGCGTGCTCGTGCTGATGAGTTTTGAGCCCATCGAGCTGGAGCAGCCGTGA
- the murF gene encoding UDP-N-acetylmuramoyl-tripeptide--D-alanyl-D-alanine ligase yields the protein MISAKELATALRPALLQAPSVGPMKFRQAVVDSRKAGKNDIFVALPGEHADGHDFVAHAAQRGASAAIVARAVDADLAQYVVEDPLKALQSLAWVRRQARSNVKVVAVTGSVGKTTTKELTAAVLATRYPLLKNEGNLNSEIGLPLVLLELTRRHRRAVLEMGMWAPGEIALLCKIAMPDVGIVTNVGPAHMERLGTIEAITAAKTELVESLDEDGTAILNIDDPRVAGMAGRTTANVMTYGLASEADVRAEDIESHGLAGVQFTLVHGDERATVYSRLPGVQLVHNALAAAAAAIIDGIDVTDVAAALSEAQIPVRLAQRPGPKGSTIIDDTYNASPASMRAALDLLGELPGRKFAVLGDMRELGDASMDGHREVGRRAAEVADVIFAVGELGRWIGDAAIEAGHADVRISIDKHGIAGELLRQVAAGDVVLLKGSRALALETLVDELQADA from the coding sequence ATGATTAGTGCTAAGGAACTGGCCACCGCTCTCCGCCCGGCATTGCTGCAGGCGCCATCCGTCGGGCCGATGAAGTTTCGGCAGGCGGTGGTGGACTCTCGCAAAGCCGGCAAGAACGACATCTTCGTCGCGCTTCCTGGCGAGCACGCCGACGGTCATGACTTCGTGGCGCACGCAGCGCAGCGCGGCGCGTCAGCGGCGATCGTCGCGCGTGCCGTTGATGCTGACCTCGCGCAGTACGTCGTCGAAGATCCGCTCAAGGCACTGCAGAGCCTGGCATGGGTGCGCCGCCAGGCTCGTTCGAACGTGAAGGTCGTCGCCGTCACCGGCAGCGTCGGCAAGACAACGACCAAGGAACTGACAGCCGCCGTGCTCGCGACGCGCTATCCGCTGCTCAAGAACGAAGGCAACCTCAACAGCGAGATCGGCCTGCCGCTCGTCTTGCTCGAACTGACCCGAAGGCACCGCCGCGCCGTGCTCGAAATGGGAATGTGGGCGCCGGGCGAGATCGCGCTGCTCTGCAAGATCGCCATGCCGGATGTCGGCATCGTGACGAACGTCGGGCCGGCGCACATGGAACGCCTCGGTACGATCGAGGCGATCACGGCTGCGAAGACGGAACTCGTCGAGTCGTTAGACGAGGACGGCACCGCGATTCTCAACATCGATGATCCGCGCGTCGCCGGCATGGCTGGCCGGACGACCGCGAACGTCATGACCTACGGGCTTGCGTCGGAAGCCGACGTGCGCGCGGAGGACATCGAGAGTCACGGGCTCGCGGGCGTGCAGTTCACGCTGGTGCACGGCGATGAGCGCGCGACCGTGTACTCGCGCCTGCCGGGCGTGCAGCTCGTCCACAACGCGCTCGCCGCCGCCGCCGCGGCCATCATCGATGGCATCGACGTGACCGACGTCGCCGCGGCGCTATCCGAGGCGCAGATCCCGGTGCGCTTGGCGCAGCGACCCGGCCCGAAGGGTTCAACGATCATCGACGACACCTACAACGCGAGCCCAGCGTCGATGCGGGCAGCGCTTGACCTGCTGGGCGAACTGCCGGGGCGCAAGTTCGCCGTCCTCGGCGACATGCGCGAACTCGGCGACGCTTCGATGGACGGCCATCGGGAGGTGGGACGGCGCGCGGCTGAGGTCGCGGATGTGATTTTCGCCGTGGGGGAGTTGGGCCGCTGGATCGGCGACGCCGCCATCGAAGCGGGGCACGCGGACGTGCGGATCAGCATCGACAAGCACGGCATCGCGGGCGAGTTGCTGCGGCAGGTCGCGGCGGGCGACGTGGTGCTGCTCAAGGGATCGCGCGCGCTCGCGCTCGAGACGCTCGTCGACGAACTGCAGGCGGACGCATGA